The genomic region CTTGTTCATGCAAGGTCTGAAGTCTCCAGCCTGGACCGTAGATGACCAGTTCCGCATCGGGCCCAAACTCAACAGGATCTTCCCCATCCTTGACAGCCTCAATGCAAGTGGCTGCCCTCACATTTACTCCTAATTTTCTGTTAATTCTGTGCAGAGCAAACCCAGCCTTCGTTCCAGATGCAAAACGCCTAAATTTTTCTTCACCCCTACACAGTACTTCCAGAAACTGCGTCGGGTCATCCACCCCAAGCACGGTTAGTTCCAgatgtatttaaaaaaataaaaactagtCAGATTCTTTCTCTTGCAGTGTCGTTCACGGTCGGCTGCTTTCTATAATAGGGAATTAAAATTGAACAAGTTGTGGATGAGAAGAAACTTACAGTAGCAGTAGGAGAATGAGGCGGGCAGCCATCGTTGTGGCTAAATACAGATATGTTTTTAGTTATGTGTGCTTCATCATCGTCCTCCATTACATTTCCCTATGGGAAGTATGCTTGGTCTCCGGTTCTGTAATGTTGAAAATTGTTGTATTCAACAAAGGTTAAATATTTTACACCAGGGACCATAACATTTATGGACATTTCCACAATAATATAAATTTGTAATGGTGAAATTAGCATATTTATTACACAATTTAAGTACATAAATTTTGGGTTAAATTTATGAATCTATATTTCATTTATCTGTCTTCATAAAAATCCATTTCATATGGGAGAATGGTCTATTTAGCATTTATTGTATTTTAGTATTAATATTTTCTAAGGGATATTTACAATCTTTTTAAGCAATCACATTCATGGTCAAGATTACTAGGAAGGTGGATCAATGAACAAGAGGTAGATAGTCTCGTTGCACTTTAAGCTCTATTAAATTCTAGGGGTTATCTTATAATCTCTCATTAAGCTTACGAAAGGAAATAAGGCTTGAACAATTCTTGGAAGAATATAGATTTATGTTCACTGGTGTGTAACAAAGAATTACAAATTAAAAATGCATGCTCTTATTCCATATACCTTCAAGTTTTGACATGAATGTAGTATATTATAGAACAAATTAAATATCTAAAAATATTCATTCTTAAGCACAAATGGGTTGGGAGGATTTTTGAGGATTGATTGGTGTCTATTATGGGAATTACATAGTCAACAAAATATTTCTACAATTTTGTCCTAACAATAACATTAGTGGTgattttaaacaaatataattattGTCTTGCAACAATATAATCAATGAATTGCGGTCTACTCATTCTTAGTTATATTTCATTAGTGCCatcattcttatcatcaattagaaatAGTTATTATGTTCGTTGAGCATAAACTAATTAGAATTGACAATTTATATATCAAATATGTGTATCAAGATCAATTACCCTTGTCTTTAAAAAACCAACAAAATGAAGGAGACAATTATACTAGCAAACAATCATCCATATAATACAACCAAGAAGAAGTTTTAATGTATAGAATTGTTAGACAACACGTAACTATATTTATTTatcaaaaaatagattacaatagcCTCAAAGTTGTCTCTCATTATTCCAACCTCTTTTCACAATGATATAGCATTCCCTTACAtaataagaagaaatgagacatcCCATTAGATAAGTGGTGTGTGACCACTTGTGAAATAATTGTTGAGGATATGACAACAACATAGAACATATGAAGCTCGTGTGAAAAGCTTGTGGTGTAATGCCCACACTTTGGTATGTCTCGATATGTTTGTTATTTGCATTGTATTTCAACTGTGTATCATAAGGTTCATAGGTTATGCTTGTGTTTGTTACTTTGTGTGTTTATTGGTGTTTCAATTTCACCATTTTCATTAATAGTCATTGTTGTGATAGTTGATTATGCATTAGTTGGCATTTTATTCAAATAAGTTATTGTATGCATTTATGCCATGTGTTTAGACTACACACACGTTTAGAGATGGTGTTTCTTTCCATGTCCATTGTTGGTGTATTGGTTTTATTAAGATACGTGTATGGCAATATGACAATATCTTTGTGAGGACTTTATGTGTTTTCTTGTGTTGTATGTCTACAATGAATCTTTGAGAGCCTTATGCACAAATGTTGTGATTGAAGTCCAAATTATGTTGTATATTGTGAGATGCATAAGTTATGCTTTCTATAATTGGATTATCACAATGTTTTATCCTCTTGCTATCTTTATATATTTTTGGTTTATAGATGTGATTAGTACCATCTCACTAACTTGTATTCTTCCTCTCCTAATCTGCATATGTTTGCATAGATGGATGTTATCATTATTGTGTTAACATTTTAGATTATTATCAATTACCACATTTGCATGGTTAGATGATGTGCATTGATATTGAGTTATTCTAGGCATGATGATTATATGATGTGTGTGAAATTATACCTCATTGGGTGACTATGTATTGCTTCCCGCCTAAGTTTGCAAGTCTAAGTTATTTCCAACTTTAGTTTGTAGGTATAGATTATTTCCCCAATGTTGGTTATGTTAGATATGTCACTTTGGGTTAGTGTGTTTGAGCACGAGATGAGTCTTGATTTCTTCATATGAGTTTGGATCCAAATCAACGGTGATTTAAAAATCCAAATGTTGTGAGAAACTCATAAATGTGTGACTGTAGTTGTGATTGTTTATTTCTCATATTTGCATTTCAATTACATTTCAAATGTTAAATCAttgtatttaaaataatatttgatgCATTTGAGAAATcaagaaattagaaaagaaaaagggAATTTGATAGTTAATTactagaaatttatttattttttagtaaGGAAAATGTAGCCTTCGATTGTGAAGgattatattaatttaataaaaaattacagaACTTGATTATAGGGTATCTTGACCTAGATAGTGTGGTCAAGTCAACACCAAAAGGGTGTCAAAATAATAAAACCCATTACAAAAATACattttcaaaaaatgcaaaaaacccAGCAAGGTCGTTACAAACCCATTGTAGGAGAACTCAGAGAACACCATGAAGCTACAACCTTCAGAAGGATCACACTAGGAGGTCCAACCAACcatagagaaaaacaagaaagAGATGCAAGAAGAAATGATTGCTTGCTTGATGATACAAACTATATACAAGCCTACTTATATAGGGAAGGTGAGAAAGAATGGACAACATAGAGAGAGGCGTATGTCCTATTCATTTGTGGGAGTAGGTATTGGCAACTACCCGGTGCAAATAATAATGAAcataggaaataataaatacaactAATAAAATATACCTAAGTTAAACTTAAGTATGTAAATAGAATAAATTACTTACTCTAACACATGCccctccccttaagtgcaacttagggagaagaagaaatatgaaatgtGATATGATGATGGGTCTTGACAACTAGGCcacgttaggtacccatgtacaactaatCATGTAACTGATCTCTTACAAAAGGAGGAAGGGAAAAAACCTCATgggacaaaaatcctctccaaataaGAGATATGCAAATCATGTAATGATGAATGGAGATCTCCACAATACCCCACAAGAACGACATCCATTATGACAATACAAtataattgtaataccctaaaaatggtcatctaaaccatgagcccctaatctcgacaacgtcaccaaagtcctaaccaaaggcaattaaataaatcttgagcacacaattaattctttaatcatcaaatgtcacatggcaaatcaatcactcaatattaattaaatatttatttaattaattaaatcattccaagtaaataattttaaacaattatcttatttattttaattaaatatcctagcatatttaattaaataaatcaaattgccataaatcttcaaaaaaggaaacaaatcaagaaagaggaattaattcaattaaataaatcaattgagcacaaatctttaaaaatggaaataaatcaaaaaaggaattaattgacaaaaaagaattaaaatttgagaaaagaaatcaattggagataatcttgaaaaaagcaaattaaaaattgataaataatctcaaagaaagcaattaaaacaattaaatattgaaattgaatgaaatagataataaattagttttttcctgattttatcttaattttagttcaatttcctttaaaactgagaaaagcatccaatcacatcaattcacgtggattgtgcttcctcttggaaaatcttgaccgctcatcatcatttgatctcaaccgttggtttctttatgaattttctataaattcaggctcatctttCATTCAAAGGGAGTCTGGAGAATACATCGTTATTATACTgcttttgctctagactcattgatatattgcatattaattatttcatattgattaaatcatttagcttaatattgtttaaatcttgttagatcaatattgcatccatctagcattcatcatgctcatatagattaaatccttcatcttgatgttgtctagtcactggtattgttcaataatctgagagcaatcatatactcgcatcttttagaaggcaatgggtcgatttgttatggtttattattcattgattgtatcttattaaccatgcatgtaatgacttgattgaagtgttgtgtcttgcaaatacagattcttattccacttttcacacacacatttctggcacccaccgtggggctcgaacctatttctaatgtttcttgaacaaatttaatgtttggtttttataactaataaacatgtgttaaacttgcaaataaaaatctttcttttttatcattcttctatgacagtcaaaaatagtctcggtttggagagcataaatttttattgaactgttggatctcaaCCCAATTTTGACATGTTGTTTAAAATCAAGTTTTCTACAGGTTCGTCGAAGGGATTTTTCTAaagattttgggtttgaaagttatgattgatagagtgcaggactgtcattttactcattcttctatgacagtaaaaaatggtctcggttcagagagaataactttttattgaaccgttggatctcaaccaatttttgatatgttgtttaaaatAAAGTTGTCTATAGGTTCACTGAAGGGATTTTCCTGAATATTTTGGGTTttaaagttatgattgacagagtgcaagattgtcattttactcatttttctatcacagtcaaaaatggtctcagcTCAGAGagtataaatttttattgaaccgttggatctagcCCAAAtgttaatatgttttgtaaaaccaagttttTCACATTTCCACCGAAGAGATTTTCCAAACTATCTCTagttcaaaagttataaatgacagagtgaagtactatcaaaactgtcacaactaggatagtcataaaaaatggaaattcttgttagattagtttaagttatagtttgcatgctagaattttcttttgataattattttttatgttattttggaaactaattttgggattttaatgttttcaggatgcttgtcaaagaatctatcaatcaaacatacgcctgccaaagaatcaagaagaaaatgactgctgacatattggttttgcaggttgcctaaggagaatcgactaaacattgtgtattcatttagtattttcttaggcacttaaattgctatctggttaaagaacaaatctgtctttcatgttttcagaaaaatctaagaggtaggagagtatgctcttgtcttttatagacaataagaaatctagaccctcgaagcttttttctaagttttgagatttgtgtacctttagcgggcctgtcacagtgggaaaaagtaatcaccctatgagaatgacccaagtgagtacagctggacctgagcattccaactcactataataaataggcctctggtgattaaattctcagaggataggattatttgtgttttctctttgagatctctcatatcgaacattttgtagggcctcgcagtctcaatcacgtttacgtgactacatcttgtttcggtaccttgttgggctataggcctcaatcatgcttgcatgacttcaaggggtgaTTTCAAACGAAATTCccgactaagaactataagatagaagctacccgattcacctccgaaaggttgaaaatctttgtgcaagagagatagtaactctcccaagacacttgccatatcatgcccccattagcgtttggagtcaactAATActgcgttgagaatccattgcgtgagactcaacgaccgtattctgattagctattgggtgtgtacctaagtcagcaagcaaaggttttcttctctaagccaacttccatagggttagcatgctatgattgaattattatatatcttgtgtgttttctatgttttcatccctaaaactaaaactggaataccaaaactggagaaaacaacaaacaaaatcagtgataaactctgtctatgtccaaactggtctctgtcagtcattgaagcatcaatccttatcaaaaaatagtagtcatcagtcattgaaactctgtctgtcagaatctcatctctgtataatcctctatcatacgaattcctgatcttattagtcaaaattgtcaaaattgtctaaaCAGTCTACAACGAGCCTAAAATTGTTtaccatcctcttgagcataaacaaccttgatagtgtacctctgtcgttgcattgcacgattttgtcgatcatctttaagctagttcaaacgaacattttatcaaacctaagtcaacttggataatgtcttacacaggatagatcgttcctgaaaccagaccagatcttaagttacttctcttaattatTATGTTAAACgaaatactagctacaatttgatcttaacttctgcaacacatctcgctcttggtCCTATCGGTTAgaaatgcttgttcaaaccagaagttctcacaacaaaaaggacaaagaaaaagaaacaccctttgtgtcaaaagacaatccatcctttgtggaaaaccccttttacaataaactagTTTGCAACACACCAATCTGTGgttagcccctatctcccaccatgtctgggtaAAGACAAGAAAGAGAACCTAATAAACAAAATACTCACAACGACTTCAGCAATCATGCTACTGACAGCgattcatcaactgaatctgagcttcctgaacctcctgaagatgaagtacatagatgtcagaataataaagaatttcggaaaatgatgaaggtcatcatggctagggaaaaagaagactatttcctagaattagcaaaacaaggtgccaaactccttactagttataatgtggagaccctcgttgctaaagaggaagagacgccatggggaaaaatgagtaaacaaatgcaagcattacaaactgcagtcacaagaatagaaaacaaagataaaacgccaaaacaatattctttggacacaatatgtccattcccatttgacaaaaacctttacatgtctccatttccttcacgagttgagataccaaaatttgacaagtatgatggtacctcagatcctcaagatcatgtcagagagttttgtgccacttgtatggagttcatgcacgatcaaacgtacctcatgtgccttttcccaaggagtttaggaggtcaagtaatggaatggttcgcaagtctacccaaagggataaaaatgtttgaagaactaatccaactatttttacaacaatattcatacaacattGAAAGCCAAAACAAATGTCCATGATAACAAACAATATGTCTCCCCTTGGGAAGACAAGGATCCAATGGTATATGTAGAAGAAAATCCATATCTatgatggaaggaggaagtctcacCAATGAAAGTGTGGAAGAAGAATCAAGTTCTTCCAAAGGTGTCTCATCGAGACTAGGAAAATCCCCAATCAAGGAAGAAAAAATGGATGTAGAAGACTTAAGATCATTTTCTAATGAACAATCTGCAAAGAGAAGTGATGATTGAAGAGGGGGAAAGATTTGGTGTGAAGATACAATGgtcaaatataataaaatatgcaaTAAACATATACAAACATCTAAGAAACCATTATACCTTTGTAATATtctccttctccttcggattgagcctttgaGGAAGCCAAAGTTGCACCCCTTCCTTggcttgattggattgggattaggtgcaatgtgttgaggtgggatggatgaaggtatgctaggtggatgagagattatgggattgacttggtaggcaggttgaggtggtccgtgaacttccatgagcatttgctcataccaagctttgaaattctaggtagccatgttgagaatgagggactagattggaattggatgaatatgttttggaggagagagatgatgaagatgatgttaaatgaagatgaggattaggaattGGCTTCGAATGATggtggattggatttgattggatttggattggattggatttgatttggttgGATTAGATTGGTTGTTGGCTTGATTGAGGATTGATGAATATTGCACCCTAGTCCTTAGATTAGGATTTCGGGTGGAGGATTGATGATAAAGACCACAAACCTAGGTGACGACCAAGGTAGGCTAAAATTTAGACCTTATGAAGATTGATCAAATCTCCCTCTACTAAGGACAGACTTATAACCCTAAGAAAGAGGAGATGAAAGGATAGTCATGGTCTAGATCGACCAAAAAAGAATTGAGCAAATATGCTTGGGGGAGATGATTTCCTAAGCACACAGGCCaagatgattgatttgatttaaaataaAGGTCTAAATAAAACTCTCACAAGGTATTGACCTTGGATTAGGGTTGATTATTGATTGGgggatgattggattaaaggattggatgattgattgatgagtgATTGGATTACTGGATTAGAAAGATGGATTAATTGATtcattggaattttggagatttgatgggttagaaggagaatgattatggaagaatggatagataataggaagaagaaaggggaaggctacccaaagttggatgaatgatttggacaaaaatgttggttgaggaaggatgattgtttggatggatgaaagtggattggggattggagaatggcttggatagatagaaatggattagggatttgatgatgagaagatggAATTTGGAGAGAGAGAGGATTGATTGGTTCAATGAAGGATatacttggcaagagatatcaagcaatgaatacacatTGGCCACTAACGCAAATAGAGAACCCAAAAACAATGTGCTATcttaggaagttggttgaggaggaaaacctttgcttgttgacttaggtacacacccaatagctgatcagaatatggttgttgagtctcacgcaatagattctcaacgccatattagccaactccaaatgctaatgggggcacgatatgacaagtctcttgggggagttactatctcccttgcacaaagattatccaccttttggaggtgaaccgggtgGTCTCTAATCCTAGAGTTCTTAGTAAATATTTTCGTTCAAATACTACTCCttgtagtcgcgcaagcgcgattgaggcctatagccctacaaagtaccaaccaagatgtagtcacgcaagtgtgattgagacctaaaggccctacaaaattctcaatatgagagtgaactctcaaatagctctGTCCTCTAAAACTTTTgtctcaagaggcctatttattatagtgagtcggaATGCTCAGGTTCggccatactcacttgggtcgttcccctctcaccaatgcctaagaaaatcaggagggcaggcccgctaagggaaagcacacaacaaactagaaaagtgtcaaaggtctggatttctgattgtctagataggcaagagcatactctcctactttcataCTCTTCCCAAACAAGATCAAACACTTTAGTTCTTTTACCCTCCTAATTAAATCCAGGTGCCTAAGATAAGAAATAAAGACACGAGATTTGTTTGTATCTACTTGGCAACCTATAAAACAAAATAATTAGTAGTTTGATCAATGTATTCTTTGGCAAGCGAGTTGCACAACAACTGTTAGTAGTCTTAGGAAATATCTTGGTCTGATCGAAAAACCTGCCAAAACTCACAAAATTTGATTAGTAGACAAAGGTCTGTAGAAACAACGCTCGCGCTATTCTGCAGACACCCACGTTGAAGTGCCTGCACAGGCGCTGAAATGCCTATGTACACGCTAAAGTAGGGTAGAGAATAAAAAAAAAGTTCAACCACGTACAAAAAACTCAAAAATGCACAATATACCTTCGCGCTCGCGTTGTTCTGATTTCGGTCGCGCTGAAACGCATGCGCTCATGCTGAAACAAGTTAGCAAAGAATAGAACAaaaatatgaaaattttgaaaatttgaaaacagACGGGAATTATATCGGAGCTCTCGTGCTATTCGCAGAGCGCTCGTGCTAAACCAATATCTCTAAAATGAAAAAGGTGATTATATAAAACTAActaaatttttacattttttttcgaattttctacttttttgtgtatttttttttactGCTAATTAAGGAATGAAACAAAGAATCTAAAAAAAAAACTTATCAGCAAATAAGTAGAGGAATCCCAATGTCGGTTGTGTTGTTTCAAAAGCGCTCACGCTGTTTTGGGGTCCTGCAAAAAAAGGCGGGTTAGCAACTTAAATTTTGAACCCTCGCGCTAAAGCACGTGCACACGCATTAAAACTCCTATCACTTGCGTTGAATTCATAGTTGCTCGCACCAATTTGCAGTCGCTCGCGCTGTTCCGATACCTGCGATCAAAAAgctcacaaaaactccaaaaaaaagtTAAATTTGGGATGTAGGtctcaccgggcgtgccaaaaagaAGAGGGGGAAGATTTGGAGTGAAGATACAATGgtcaaatataataaaatatgcaaTAAACACATAAAAACATCTAAGAAGCCATTATACCTTTGcaatcttctccttctccttcggattgagcctttgaGGAAGCCAAAGTTGCACCCCTTCcttggcttgattggattggttctcttgttgaatgtggatggctctccaagctTGTGCACAATGCTAAGGGATGATGGAATGAGATGGATTGAATTGGCTAAGTGATGGGTGGGTGATAATTTGGCTAGAGTTTTGATACTTGGTGAATATTCTAGATCCAAATTGACAGCATAAACTGGAGTGATTTTTGAAGATGTCAAATGAAGGAGTGAagcctccaatttatagaagaagaggggaggaaatgaagggctaggattgatccaagatggagggttagaattgcatgtgagcccacacatggcccaagaggagatgACATGGCAAGTGTGGaatccaagagatatgccttaaaggcatttcttgtctccacactcctcaaggttatttggaaggcttcccaatgcaactagggaagagaaaaggaataaaatattccttgagtaatgagaagaaggaattaaaaattccttaaaagaatgcaaatagggattggaggaatagagaggaattaaaaattccttgggtgaagggatacctagaggaaagtgagattttgaaaatctcacattcacctaggaaaaggggcATTTAAGGTGGGTGAGTGaggagacaaggagttgactttgtggctaatcatgaggattaaccactagcaactcattaggagagggattagaagaatgattaggtgggattaggacaaatgagatttgtaggaggatttgactaggagagagaatgagtggagggaattaaaaattagaagaataatgataagtgagattaggggtgcttctagaagaattcattaggttaatgatggattaggaaaaggtgatttgtaggaatcacctggatcgattaattaattgagattaattaattaaaggggggatttggagagaattaattttaggggTTTTAGAAtaataaaggtagattgatttattaaataaatcaatcactagactctagtgacaatattaattatatttaattaatattgaggaagaatagggattggcataattaataaattaattattcgaggaaattaaataaattaattaaaataattaattctaGTATCTACAATGCCTCCTCAAGCATGTCCTCCAAATATGTAGTAGAAGAATGAGAGTCCAAATTGAATAGACCTACAATAAAACCATCCTAGAACCATGAATTTGAAAAACCAATGATGTCTTGTTGTGTCAAAGTCGTGGAATCCATGTCAACTGTAACCTCTGATGTAGCAGGTGATGGAGGAACAATGATTAAGCCCACAAACCCATTTGAATTACTCCTCGTGCTAGATAGAGGAGTCAAAGGAACATAAGGATCATTACCAATGAAGCAATGAAAGGTGAACACCTTGGTTTGATGATCAACCCTACCAACTGCAAAAAAACTCTCTTGTGGGATAATGAATAAGCACTAAATATTGAATGAACTCGACTATGTTTCCTTGTTGATTTGGTATACTAATAGTATATTATGGACAATGTTAGGAATCCAATGAGCATTGACTACTGAACCTAAACCTAAAACACTATTACTAATAATGAACATTTTAATTATTTGCAATCAATAGTCTATCTTGTAGTGGTATTCTAAGAGTTCCTAGAATCATGAAATCTTTTGAATGGGCAATATGAACTTAAGCTCCTGAATTAATGACCCATCCAATATCCCTAGGTGCATGAGTGGTGATTAAGGCATGACCCATTCCATAGAACTTGGGAGAAGTATCCTCATGTTTGGTTAAATTAGAAGAGGGTGaactagatgaagaaggaatgaaAATATGAT from Cryptomeria japonica chromosome 3, Sugi_1.0, whole genome shotgun sequence harbors:
- the LOC131047146 gene encoding uncharacterized protein LOC131047146 isoform X1; translation: MEDDDEAHITKNISVFSHNDGCPPHSPTATFLEVLCRGEEKFRRFASGTKAGFALHRINRKLGVNVRAATCIEAVKDGEDPVEFGPDAELVIYGPGWRLQTLHEQDLDFRPVNSSLYPNQSKQNPSEVYPTSKVKRRSNSKFTVWYFAKIALAFCFVFFLAGTFILILENLPQFLSYLQE
- the LOC131047146 gene encoding uncharacterized protein LOC131047146 isoform X4; protein product: MEDDDEAHITKNISVFSHNDGCPPHSPTATFLEVLCRGEEKFRRFASGTKAGFALHRINRKLGVNVRAATCIEAVKDGEDPVEFGPDAELVIYGPGWRLQTLHEQDLDFRPVNSSLYPNQSKQNPSEVYPTSKVKRRSNSKFTVWC
- the LOC131047146 gene encoding uncharacterized protein LOC131047146 isoform X3, which codes for MEDDDEAHITKNISVFSHNDGCPPHSPTATFLEVLCRGEEKFRRFASGTKAGFALHRINRKLGVNVRAATCIEAVKDGEDPVEFGPDAELVIYGPGWRLQTLHEQDLDFRPVNSSLYPNQSKQNPSEVYPTSKVKRRSNSKFTVLVMS
- the LOC131047146 gene encoding uncharacterized protein LOC131047146 isoform X5; translated protein: MEDDDEAHITKNISVFSHNDGCPPHSPTATFLEVLCRGEEKFRRFASGTKAGFALHRINRKLGVNVRAATCIEAVKDGEDPVEFGPDAELVIYGPGWRLQTLHEQDLDFRPVNSSLYPNQSKQNPSEVYPTSKVKRRSNSKFTV
- the LOC131047146 gene encoding uncharacterized protein LOC131047146 isoform X2, with amino-acid sequence MEDDDEAHITKNISVFSHNDGCPPHSPTATFLEVLCRGEEKFRRFASGTKAGFALHRINRKLGVNVRAATCIEAVKDGEDPVEFGPDAELVIYGPGWRLQTLHEQDLDFRPVNSSLYPNQSKQNPSEVYPTSKVKRRSNSKFTSKRIQFMYMEAECGAPV